One window from the genome of Streptomyces cadmiisoli encodes:
- a CDS encoding carboxymuconolactone decarboxylase family protein produces MTTNTTATAPAPTALDASRLDLAKSAPKVFRALIGFDAAAREGLDPALVELVQIRASHLNHCAYCLHMHTNDARKAGESEDRLHMVAVWREARHFFTEREQAALALTEAVTLVADGGVPDDVHARAAAHFDERERAHLLALILTINTWNRVALATGKVAGTDERGN; encoded by the coding sequence ATGACGACGAACACGACCGCAACCGCCCCCGCCCCGACCGCGCTCGACGCGAGCCGCCTCGACCTCGCCAAGTCCGCCCCGAAGGTCTTCCGCGCCCTCATCGGCTTCGACGCCGCCGCCCGCGAGGGGCTCGACCCCGCGCTCGTCGAACTCGTCCAGATCCGCGCCTCGCATCTCAACCACTGCGCCTACTGCCTTCACATGCACACCAACGACGCCCGCAAGGCCGGTGAGAGCGAGGACCGGCTGCACATGGTCGCCGTGTGGCGCGAGGCGCGGCACTTCTTCACCGAGCGGGAGCAGGCCGCCCTCGCCCTCACCGAGGCCGTGACCCTGGTGGCGGACGGCGGCGTCCCCGACGACGTCCACGCCCGCGCCGCCGCCCACTTCGACGAGCGCGAACGGGCGCACCTGCTGGCCCTGATCCTCACGATCAACACCTGGAACCGGGTGGCCCTGGCGACGGGCAAGGTGGCGGGGACGGACGAGCGCGGCAACTGA
- a CDS encoding glutamate synthase subunit beta, with the protein MADPKGFMTTPRQDWPRRPVEERVRDWNEVYVPGALLPIINKQADRCMDCGVPFCHEACPLGNLIPEWNDLVSRDDWRAASDRLHATNNFPEFTGRLCPAPCEAGCVLAINQPAVTIKNVECAIADRAWAEGFAPPRPPERLSGSTVAVIGSGPTGLAAAQQLTRAGHTVAVYERDDRLGGLMRYGIPEFKMEKHHLERRLEQMEAEGTKFRTSTVVGRDIGALELRSRYDAVVIATGATAWRELPVTGRELAGIHQAMEYLPLANRVCEGDLEVSPLSAAGRHVVIVGGGDTGADCLGTAVRQRAASVTQLDIYTQPGEERDEDAEPWPTYPKIYRMSAAHEEAGDLRTAPAAHADARLFAASTLRFTGDAGGHVRSLHLVEVDAGRRPLPDTGRELPADMVLLALGFSGPDRQDGLIDQLGLRLERRGTIARDAGFATNVPGVFAAGDAARGQSLIVWAIAEGRAVAAAVDRHLTGSATLPAPIGPYDRPMRV; encoded by the coding sequence ATGGCCGATCCCAAGGGTTTCATGACCACCCCTCGCCAGGACTGGCCCCGCCGGCCCGTCGAGGAACGGGTGCGGGACTGGAACGAGGTCTACGTGCCGGGCGCGCTGCTGCCCATCATCAACAAGCAGGCCGACCGCTGCATGGACTGCGGCGTGCCGTTCTGCCACGAGGCCTGCCCGCTGGGCAACCTGATCCCGGAGTGGAACGACCTGGTCTCCCGCGACGACTGGCGGGCGGCGAGCGACCGGCTGCACGCCACCAACAACTTCCCGGAGTTCACCGGACGGCTGTGTCCCGCCCCGTGCGAGGCGGGGTGTGTGCTCGCCATCAACCAGCCGGCGGTCACGATCAAGAACGTCGAGTGCGCGATAGCCGATCGGGCCTGGGCGGAGGGCTTCGCTCCGCCGCGGCCGCCGGAGCGGCTGAGCGGGAGCACGGTCGCGGTGATCGGTTCGGGTCCCACGGGGCTGGCGGCGGCCCAGCAGCTGACGCGGGCGGGTCACACCGTGGCGGTGTACGAGCGGGACGACCGGCTGGGCGGGCTGATGCGGTACGGCATCCCGGAGTTCAAGATGGAGAAGCATCATCTCGAGCGGCGGCTGGAGCAGATGGAGGCGGAGGGGACCAAGTTCCGGACGTCGACCGTGGTGGGCAGGGACATCGGCGCCCTGGAGCTGCGGTCGCGCTACGACGCCGTGGTGATCGCGACCGGGGCGACCGCGTGGCGTGAACTGCCGGTGACCGGCCGGGAGCTGGCGGGAATTCATCAGGCGATGGAGTACCTGCCGCTGGCGAACCGGGTCTGCGAGGGTGATCTGGAGGTCTCCCCGCTGTCCGCGGCCGGGAGGCATGTCGTGATCGTCGGGGGCGGCGACACCGGGGCGGACTGCCTCGGCACCGCCGTACGGCAGCGCGCCGCGTCCGTGACGCAGCTGGACATCTACACCCAGCCCGGCGAGGAACGCGACGAGGACGCCGAGCCCTGGCCGACGTATCCGAAGATCTACCGGATGTCGGCCGCGCACGAGGAGGCCGGCGATCTGCGGACCGCGCCGGCCGCGCACGCCGACGCGCGGTTGTTCGCGGCGTCGACGCTCCGCTTCACCGGCGACGCCGGCGGGCACGTGAGGTCGTTGCACCTCGTCGAGGTGGACGCGGGGCGACGCCCTCTCCCGGACACGGGCCGTGAGCTGCCCGCGGACATGGTGCTGCTGGCGCTGGGTTTCTCCGGGCCCGACCGGCAGGACGGGCTCATCGACCAGTTGGGGCTGAGGCTGGAGCGGCGCGGCACGATCGCGCGGGACGCAGGGTTCGCCACCAATGTCCCCGGGGTGTTCGCCGCCGGGGACGCCGCGCGCGGGCAGTCGCTGATCGTGTGGGCGATCGCGGAGGGGCGGGCGGTGGCGGCGGCCGTGGACCGCCATCTCACGGGGAGCGCGACACTGCCGGCACCGATCGGGCCGTACGACCGGCCCATGCGGGTCTGA
- a CDS encoding DUF1772 domain-containing protein yields MIDGPYFVLTVLGVLGTGLVAGVFCAFSTFVMRGLAALTPAQGVAAMKAINVTAVRPAFMVVFLGSALLCAAIAVVTLVVWPDEGAVELLVGSALYLFGSFAVTMGANVPRNNALVELDAGTSEAAAYWRRYVREWTAWNHVRMVASAAAAVAYVLAVA; encoded by the coding sequence ATGATCGATGGGCCGTACTTCGTGCTGACGGTGCTGGGAGTGCTCGGGACCGGCCTGGTGGCCGGGGTGTTCTGCGCCTTCTCGACGTTCGTGATGCGAGGTCTGGCGGCGCTGACGCCCGCGCAGGGCGTGGCCGCCATGAAGGCGATCAATGTGACCGCGGTGCGGCCGGCCTTCATGGTCGTCTTCCTCGGTTCGGCGCTGCTGTGCGCGGCGATCGCCGTCGTGACGCTGGTGGTGTGGCCGGACGAGGGGGCGGTGGAGTTGCTGGTGGGCAGCGCGTTGTATCTGTTCGGCTCGTTCGCAGTGACCATGGGGGCGAACGTGCCGCGCAACAACGCGCTGGTCGAACTGGACGCGGGGACGTCGGAGGCGGCCGCGTACTGGCGTCGGTACGTCAGGGAGTGGACGGCGTGGAACCACGTCCGCATGGTGGCCTCGGCCGCGGCGGCCGTGGCGTACGTGCTGGCCGTCGCATGA
- a CDS encoding DUF2293 domain-containing protein, which yields MAPSATPVAPPPRTGFVAVQPLKKTRCSACRRGPLSLLVLEGGAPRCLDCADLGHLVFLSRGDTALTLRAREESTLSVVVVRFNRRGGRYEHQGVLVEEAGLARAEERCLADAEARRRRRARDARRRAAEDTRFTEVFTAEILRLFPGCPGERARAIAAHASVRGSGRVGRSAAGRALTEGAVTSAVVAAVRHLDTPYDRLLMGGVSRYEARRRIAPAVETVLRGWREAGVDSVG from the coding sequence ATGGCTCCCTCCGCAACGCCCGTGGCTCCCCCACCCCGTACCGGATTTGTCGCCGTTCAGCCGCTGAAGAAGACGCGCTGCTCGGCCTGCCGCCGCGGGCCGCTGTCGCTGCTCGTCCTCGAAGGGGGTGCGCCGCGCTGTCTCGACTGTGCCGACCTCGGGCATCTGGTGTTCCTGTCGCGCGGGGACACAGCGCTGACGCTACGGGCGCGGGAGGAGAGCACGCTGTCGGTGGTCGTGGTGCGGTTCAACCGACGCGGGGGTCGGTACGAGCATCAGGGGGTCCTCGTCGAGGAGGCGGGACTGGCCAGGGCCGAGGAGCGGTGTCTGGCGGACGCGGAGGCACGGCGACGGCGACGGGCGCGGGACGCCCGGCGCAGGGCGGCCGAGGACACGCGGTTCACCGAGGTGTTCACGGCGGAGATCCTGCGGCTGTTTCCCGGCTGCCCGGGCGAGCGGGCGAGGGCCATCGCGGCGCATGCCTCCGTGCGGGGCAGTGGGCGTGTGGGCCGGAGTGCGGCAGGGCGGGCACTCACCGAGGGTGCGGTCACGTCGGCGGTCGTGGCGGCCGTACGGCATCTGGACACGCCGTACGACCGGTTGCTGATGGGCGGGGTGTCGAGATACGAGGCCCGGCGGCGTATCGCCCCGGCCGTGGAGACGGTGCTGCGGGGGTGGCGGGAGGCAGGGGTCGACTCCGTCGGGTGA
- a CDS encoding uridine kinase, with the protein MRLEAITWDLLGERLAERLLHLEPADGSPWPRIAFDGAPAARPGELAQRVHEALRLHGRPSLVVGTEGFLRPASLRLEHGHQDVDSYYDDWFDTGALWREVFGPLEPGGNGRVLPDLRDPATDRATRSPYAQLAPGGYLLLHGPLLLRHWFPFDLTIHLLLSPGALRRRTPESDHWTLPAFERYEHETDPAGTADVLVRADDPRRPAWNG; encoded by the coding sequence GTGCGACTTGAAGCGATCACCTGGGACCTGCTCGGCGAACGCCTTGCCGAGCGCCTGCTCCACCTGGAGCCGGCCGACGGCAGTCCCTGGCCGCGCATCGCCTTCGACGGCGCCCCGGCGGCCCGGCCCGGAGAACTCGCCCAGCGCGTCCACGAAGCGCTGCGCCTTCACGGGCGTCCGTCGCTGGTCGTCGGCACCGAGGGGTTTTTGCGCCCCGCATCTCTGCGTCTGGAGCACGGCCATCAGGACGTGGACTCCTACTACGACGACTGGTTCGACACCGGCGCGCTGTGGCGCGAGGTCTTCGGTCCCCTCGAACCTGGTGGGAACGGCCGGGTCCTGCCCGATCTGCGCGACCCGGCCACCGACCGCGCCACCCGCAGTCCGTACGCCCAACTCGCACCCGGTGGCTATTTGTTGCTGCACGGCCCCCTCCTGCTGCGTCACTGGTTCCCCTTCGACCTGACCATCCACCTTCTCCTCTCGCCCGGCGCGCTGCGCCGCCGCACCCCGGAGTCCGACCACTGGACCCTGCCCGCGTTCGAGCGCTACGAGCACGAGACCGACCCCGCGGGCACGGCCGACGTCCTGGTGCGCGCCGACGATCCACGCCGACCGGCATGGAACGGCTGA